The nucleotide window GCACGCTTCATCGCGCCCGTGATCCCCCCATCGTACTCTGGGTCCGAGCGTACGAAGTCGGTCGACTCGGTGGCGACGAAGTCGGTCGCGGGTTCGAGCCCGCGGACGTGTTCGGTCTGCAGGATCGGTGTGTCGAGCATCTGGCGGAGTTTCCGGTGGGCGTGCTGGGAGATGCCGCCGTCGCGATACGGATCCTCGTACCAGAAGAACCCCTCCTCGTCGAGCGCGCGGCCGAGTTCGAGCGCGTCGGCGAACGTCTCGAGTTCGCAGGCCGGATCGTGCATGAGGTCCATCTCGTCGCCGACCCGTTCGCCCACCGCGTGGACCGCCGCGATCTCCCGATCGAGGTCGCGGCGCTCGTCGCCCCCGCCCCAGCCGTGAATCTTGAACCCGCCGTACCCCATGTCGAGACACTCCTCGGCGAAGTCGGCGAACGCCTCCGGCGAGTCCAGTCCGCCCGCGTCGTCGCCGTGGTAGGTCGAAGCGTAGGCGGGAATCCGCTCGCGGTATGTACCGAGCAGCTCGTGAATCGGTGCATCGTAGAGCTTGCCGGCGAGGTCCCAGAGGGCGATGTCGATGGGGCCGATGCCCATCCGATCGTACTTGCGGAGCGCGCGCTTCATCTCGCTCCAGTGTCGCTCCCGGTGGAGCGGATTCTTCCCGACGAGGTAGTCGGCGAACGTGTTTATCTGGGCCGCAGCAGGGGAGTTGCCGCCGACGTACTCGCCGGTGAGTCCATCGTTCGTGTGGATACGGAGTCCGAACAGCTTCCGTTCGGTGGTCGTGCCCGGATCGTACACGAGGTTGAACCCGTGTTCGTCCGTACCGACGTCCTCCAGTGGATAGCGAAACTCGGTGCTCTCGATTCGCGTGATTTCGAGTGACACGGCCGATGGATTGACGACGTGAGATAATAAAGATGGTCGGCTACGACCGTGACGCCAATCGTCACGAGTGGGATAGAATTAGATCTCGACGTGTGAGCCGTCTACAAACGGATGGAACACGACAACGGTTTTCCGCAGACTCATCAACTGCCGTGCGTTTTCGAGCGTGGGCGCCGGTCAGCTGGTATTTCGCATCAGTCTCCAGTCTCGTCCCAACGAACGATACAGCGTTTCCACGTTTACATTTGATATTCGACTAGTGAGGAAGGTCGACATCATAACGGCACCGGGTGTTGGCGCGGAGTGTCATCGTCCTGATTGGTACCTCGTTCGCCTAGAGCCCCCGTTCTAACGAGTCGCACTCATCACCAATAGGGAGACAGCGACCGTGAATCCTCACCGTGTACGACGCCACTTCGCGCCTCTTCGCCGTACGACGTCGACTGACTCCGGAATACCTCCTCCGCGGGACCGCTCCGTACACCACCGGCTCGGCGTCCCGAAACGCTTTGGCGACCCGTTTCGAACAGCACGAATCATGGGCGTGTTAGACGGTACCACAGCAATCGTGACTGGGGCGAGTGGGGGAATCGGTCGATGTATTTCCAGCGAGTTCGCCGCTGAGGGGGCGAATGTCACACTGGCGGCCCGGAGCGAGGGAATCTACGAGACGGCCGACCTGATAGACGACCCCGACCGGACGCTGGCAGTCGAAACAGACGTGACCGACGAGCAGGCCGTCGAGCGTGCCGTCGAACTGACAGTCGCGGAGTTCGACGGCCTCGACGTCGTAGTGAACAACGCCGGCATCGCCGGGCCAACGGCGCCGGTCGAGGAGGTCGACGTGGCGGAGTGGCACCGAACGATGGCCGTCAACGTCACCGGCACCTTCCTGCTGACGAAGCACGCCGTCCCACACCTTCGCGAGAGCGACCGGGGGAGCGTGATCAACCTCTCCTCGATCAGCGGCAAGCGGCCGCTCCGGAGTCGGACCCCATATGCGGCCTCGAAGATGGCGGTCATCGGCCTGACCCGAACGCTCGCCTTCGAACTCGGCGCCGACGACGTCACGGTCAACGCCATCTGTCCCGGGGCGACGAGGGGCCCACGAATCGACCGCGTCATCGAGGGGCAGGCCGAGCAGCTAGGCGTCTCTCAGGCGGAGGCTAGACGACAGGTGTTCACCGATGACGCTGCGCTGGGAACCCTCGTGGACCCGGAGGACGTCGCCGCGATGGCCGTCTACCTGGCGAGCGAGAGGGGACGCCACATTACGGCACAGGACATCAACGTCGACGGCGGGTCGGTTTGGTACTGAGGTCGGTCAAAACGTCGAAGGGAGGTGAGACGCCATCAAGCGAGAACCGACGCCAATCACGAGAACGTCAGGGCATGACTCCACCCAAACTGGTATCTATCGCATATATACTTTCTTTCTTATATGTCTAATTATTTTAATTTCTGGTGTTTTCGAACTGCCGTTCGAACGTGGACGAGGGAGAACGACGGGCAGCGGACGGAAACGATCCGAATCAGATGTGTGGGAAGGCGGTTCGCGTCGACGACGAGCGGTCCCGGCTGTACGCCGCGGCTGGGCCGACGTGAACCGCCTGCTCCCCGTCCGAATGGTACCGGTGAGAGGTAGGGCCGTCCGCCGCGGAACTCGTAGGAGAAGGTCCCGTCGACGCGCACCCTCACGGGTCGATCCCGCACGGTAGGGACGGTGGCGATGCGCCACCACGACCTCCGCGTCCGGGCGGATCGACATGAAAAGTAGACCAAAACCATATGACCAGTATAGAAATATTTTCCAGTATGAGACAACATTCATATGTATTCGGTCACGTGGAATCTTCTACGGTAGAAGGACGCGTCCGCGATGATCGGCCTGGGGGCAGAGCCGGTGGGATTGAAACCCCGACCACCCGAATCCCCGGCATGGTCAGACGGAGCATTCTCTTCTCGCCGGGCGACCGCCCGGAACTGATGCGCAAGGCGCCGGCCGCGGGCGCGGACACGATCGTCTTCGACCTCGAGGACGCGGTCGCACCTGCCCGGAAGGCGGAGGCGCGGGCGGCCGTCCGCGACGTGCTCGCCGAGGCCGAGTTCGACCCGGACGCCGAGGTGGGCGTCCGGGTTACGGGGACTGACACGTACCGCGACCTGGCGGTCCTCGCCGACGAGGGGCCGGGGAGGTTCGACGCCATGATGCTGCCGAAGGCGGAGTCGGCCGACGAGGTCGACCACCTCGCGAACCAGCTCCGCGAGCACGGCTCCCCCGTGCCGGTGCTCGCGCTCGTGGAGACCGCCCGGGGCGTGCTGAACGCCGCCGAGATCGCCGACGCCGACGCGACCGACGCCCTGCTGTTCGGCGCGGAGGACCTGTCGGCCGACATGGGCGCGACTCGAACGGCCGAGGGAACGGAGGTGCTGTACGCCCGCGAGAAGGTCGTCGTCGCGGCCGCGGCGGCCGGCGTCGACGCGATCGACACGGTGTTCACCGACTTCGGGGACACGGACGGGCTCCGCGACGAGACGGCGTTCGCGAGGGGACTTGGCTACGACGGGAAGATGGCGATCCACCCCGCACAGGTGCCGGTCATCAACGGCGCGTTCACGCCCGACTGCGACGACCTCGCGTGGGCCGAGGAGGTGCTGGCGGCCCGCGACGAGGCCGCCGCCGAGGACCGCGGTGTCTTCCAGGTCGACGGAGAGATGATCGACGCGCCGCTGATCGCGCAGGCAGAGCGGATCGTCGAGTACGCGCGGCTCGCGAGCGAGCGGGGCGATGACGAAAGCCGCGACGGGAACGAAAGCTGATCGGGTGCGGGCCGGTCAGGGCCAGAGGCCGCGGACGCTCTTCGCCTCGGCGATGCGCGAGAGGGCGACGATGTACGCGGCGTCGCGCCACGTGACGTCGCGCGCCTCGACCTCGGCGCGGACGTCGTTCCAAGCCGAGAGCATCTCGGATTCGAGCTCCTCGTTGACCTCCTCGAGCGACCAGGTCCGCCGGTTGATGTCCTGGAGCCACTCGAAGTAGGAGACGGTGACGCCGCCCGCGTTCGCGAGGATGTCCGGGATGACCTCGACGTCGCGCTCGTCGAGGATGGCGTCGGCCGCGAACGTCGTCGGGCCGTTCGCACCCTCGACGACGATATCAGCCCGCACGTCCGCCGCGTTCTCCGTGCTGATGACGTTCCCGACGGCCGCCGGGATGAGCACGTCCACGTCGAGTTCGAGGATGTCCGAGCCGTCCTCGAGCGTCTCGGGGGCGTCCTGCTTCGTGACGGCGTTGGGCTCCTCTGCGAACGAGGGGATGGCGTGGGTGTCGAGCCCCTCGGGGTCGTAGATCGCGCCGCCGGTGTCGGAGACGGCGACGACATCGGCGCCCCAGTCGTCGAGCAGGCGTGCGGCGTTGGCCCCGACCGAGCCGTACCCCTGCACGGCGACCGTGAGGCCGTCGAGTTCGAGGTCGTAGTAGTCGGCGGCCTCGCGGGTGATGATGGCGACGCTGCGGCCGGGCGCCTCCTGTCGGCCCTCGCTCCCGCCGACGACCGGCGGCTTGCCGGTGACGACGCCGGGGATGGTCTCGCCCTCCTGCATCGAGTAGGCGTCCATGAACCACGCCATCGTCTGCGAGTCGGTCCCCATGTCCGGCGCGGGGATGTCCTTCTTCGGACCGACGAACTTCCGCAGCTCCTCGGCGAACCGCCGCGTGAGCCGCTCCTTCTCCCCGTCGCTGAGCTGTTTGGGGTCGACGACCACGCCGCCCTTGCCGCCGCCGAACGGGAGGTCCATCACGGCGCACTTCCAGGTCATCCACATCGAGAGGCCGACGCACTCCTCCTCGCTCACATGGGGGTGATAGCGGAGTCCGCCCTTGTAGGGACCGCGAACGTCGTCGTGCTGGGCGCGGTACCCGGTGTACACCTTCACCGAGCCGTCGTCGCGTTTGAGCGGGACCGCGACCCGGTGGACCGTCGTCGGGTGCTTGAGCCGCTCGATGACGCCCGGGTCCACGTCGAGGTGCGCCGCCGCGTGTTCCAGCTGCCGGCGGGCGGTCTCGAGCGCGGACTCCGGTTCCTCGGGTTCGCTCTCGCTCGCCTTCGTCTCCGTCGTATCGGCGGTTCCGGTTGACATAGTGGTGGGTCTGAGCGCCGTGCGGGAACGGCGTTCCGTGCTCGACGTTCCGCCGTTGATGGATAAAATATTGATGATATCAACCTCACTTAGGTCATTAAACGCACTAATATTCCGTCGTTCGACGCCTGGCTCCGCCCCCGGAGGGAGAAATCGCAAGCGGCCGCGGCCGGCAGTAGTCGCAGTGGTCGACAAGCCTAACCCACAGAGGTCTGAATCCACGAGTATGCCCGGTGAAGCCAATCCGTTCGAGAGCCTGCAGGAGCAGGTCGGCGACGCGGCGGCGTATCTCGACGTCGGGGACGACGTAATCGAGCGACTCCAGCACCCCGAGCGGGTGCTCGAACTGAACCTGTCCGTGGAGTTGGACGACGGCACCGTCGGCCGCTTCGAGGCGTACCGCTCGGAGTTCAACGGCGACCGCGGCCCGTACAAGGGCGGCATCCGCTACCATCCCGGCGTCACCCGCGACGAGGTGAAGGCGCTCTCAGGGTGGATGGCGTACAAGTGCGCCGTCGTCGACGTCCCGTACGGCGGCGGGAAGGGCGGCATCGTCATCGACCCCGCCGAGTACTCCGAGGCCGAACTGGAACGCATCACGCGCTCGTTCGCGAAGGAGCTCCGCCCGTTCATCGGCGAGGACACGGACATCCCCGCGCCGGACGTGAACACCGGCCAGCAGGAGATGAACTGGATCAAGGACACCTACGAGACGCTGGAGAACACGACCGAGCCGGGCGTCGTCACGGGGAAGTCCCTCAACGCGGGCGGGAGTGAGGGGCGCGTCGAGGCGACGGGCCGCTCCACGATGCTCACCGCTCGCGAGGCGTTCGACTACATCGACGAGGACATCGATGGCGCCACCGTCGCCGTGCAGGGGTACGGGAACGCCGGCCACATCGCCGCGTACCTCCTCGAGGGGCTCGGCGCCGACGTGGTCGCCGTCTCCGACTCCTCCGGTGCCATCTACCGGGAGGCCGGCTTCCACACCCGTCGTGTGAAGGAGCACAAGAACGAGACGGGGTCGGTGACGGGGTACGAGAACGCCGAGCAGGAGTTCTCAAACGAGGAACTGCTCACGCTCGACGTCGACCTGCTCGTCCCCGCGGCGCTGGAGAACGCCATCGACGGCGACCTCGCCCACGACGTGAAGGCGGACGTCATCGTCGAGGCGGCGAACGGGCCGCTGACGCCCGAGGCGGACGAGGTACTCGCCGAGAAGGACGTGTACGTGCTTCCCGATATCCTCGCGAACGCGGGCGGCGTCACCGTCTCCTACTTCGAGTGGGTCCAGAACCGGCAGCGGTTCTACTGGACCGA belongs to Halorarum halophilum and includes:
- a CDS encoding Glu/Leu/Phe/Val family dehydrogenase, whose translation is MPGEANPFESLQEQVGDAAAYLDVGDDVIERLQHPERVLELNLSVELDDGTVGRFEAYRSEFNGDRGPYKGGIRYHPGVTRDEVKALSGWMAYKCAVVDVPYGGGKGGIVIDPAEYSEAELERITRSFAKELRPFIGEDTDIPAPDVNTGQQEMNWIKDTYETLENTTEPGVVTGKSLNAGGSEGRVEATGRSTMLTAREAFDYIDEDIDGATVAVQGYGNAGHIAAYLLEGLGADVVAVSDSSGAIYREAGFHTRRVKEHKNETGSVTGYENAEQEFSNEELLTLDVDLLVPAALENAIDGDLAHDVKADVIVEAANGPLTPEADEVLAEKDVYVLPDILANAGGVTVSYFEWVQNRQRFYWTEEKVNEELERHIVSAFDDLVEEFEAHDLPNFRTAAYVVAIQRVADAYANNGNWP
- a CDS encoding mandelate racemase family protein, translating into MSLEITRIESTEFRYPLEDVGTDEHGFNLVYDPGTTTERKLFGLRIHTNDGLTGEYVGGNSPAAAQINTFADYLVGKNPLHRERHWSEMKRALRKYDRMGIGPIDIALWDLAGKLYDAPIHELLGTYRERIPAYASTYHGDDAGGLDSPEAFADFAEECLDMGYGGFKIHGWGGGDERRDLDREIAAVHAVGERVGDEMDLMHDPACELETFADALELGRALDEEGFFWYEDPYRDGGISQHAHRKLRQMLDTPILQTEHVRGLEPATDFVATESTDFVRSDPEYDGGITGAMKRARVAEGFGLDVEFHAPGPAQRHCIAATRNANYYELALVHPDCANTQPPVYGGEYSDMLDAVDDEGTVPVPDGPGLGVEYDWDYIETNATGSVHVYE
- a CDS encoding SDR family NAD(P)-dependent oxidoreductase, translating into MLDGTTAIVTGASGGIGRCISSEFAAEGANVTLAARSEGIYETADLIDDPDRTLAVETDVTDEQAVERAVELTVAEFDGLDVVVNNAGIAGPTAPVEEVDVAEWHRTMAVNVTGTFLLTKHAVPHLRESDRGSVINLSSISGKRPLRSRTPYAASKMAVIGLTRTLAFELGADDVTVNAICPGATRGPRIDRVIEGQAEQLGVSQAEARRQVFTDDAALGTLVDPEDVAAMAVYLASERGRHITAQDINVDGGSVWY
- the gdhB gene encoding glutamate dehydrogenase GdhB yields the protein MSTGTADTTETKASESEPEEPESALETARRQLEHAAAHLDVDPGVIERLKHPTTVHRVAVPLKRDDGSVKVYTGYRAQHDDVRGPYKGGLRYHPHVSEEECVGLSMWMTWKCAVMDLPFGGGKGGVVVDPKQLSDGEKERLTRRFAEELRKFVGPKKDIPAPDMGTDSQTMAWFMDAYSMQEGETIPGVVTGKPPVVGGSEGRQEAPGRSVAIITREAADYYDLELDGLTVAVQGYGSVGANAARLLDDWGADVVAVSDTGGAIYDPEGLDTHAIPSFAEEPNAVTKQDAPETLEDGSDILELDVDVLIPAAVGNVISTENAADVRADIVVEGANGPTTFAADAILDERDVEVIPDILANAGGVTVSYFEWLQDINRRTWSLEEVNEELESEMLSAWNDVRAEVEARDVTWRDAAYIVALSRIAEAKSVRGLWP
- a CDS encoding HpcH/HpaI aldolase/citrate lyase family protein; translation: MVRRSILFSPGDRPELMRKAPAAGADTIVFDLEDAVAPARKAEARAAVRDVLAEAEFDPDAEVGVRVTGTDTYRDLAVLADEGPGRFDAMMLPKAESADEVDHLANQLREHGSPVPVLALVETARGVLNAAEIADADATDALLFGAEDLSADMGATRTAEGTEVLYAREKVVVAAAAAGVDAIDTVFTDFGDTDGLRDETAFARGLGYDGKMAIHPAQVPVINGAFTPDCDDLAWAEEVLAARDEAAAEDRGVFQVDGEMIDAPLIAQAERIVEYARLASERGDDESRDGNES